The genomic DNA ACAACGAAGTCATCCACCGTCAATCGGGGACTCGTCCGCCCTCGTCCCAAAGAACTCACGCGCCTGACCGGCGTGCGCGCAGAAAGCCTCCGTGCGATCAACATGTCGCTGGTACTGCGCGGAATCCTCGCCAAACCCGGTGACACCACGCGCGCAGCAATCGCCGCGGACACAGGAATTACCCGAGCAACGATTTCACGCCTCGTTGACGACCTCATCGACGCTGGATTCGTCACAGAACTTGCCCCCAGCGGCGACAACCAGCGCGGACGCCCCGCCGTGCGCCTCACCCCCGCTCCCGGCCGAATCGTCGCACTCGGCTTGGAAATCAACGTCTCCTCCCTCTCAGCCGTCCTCGTTGACCTCACGGGAACGATCATCGATCGCGAACAGATCGTTGAAGATAACGCAAACTCGAATCCCACCGCTGTGGTAACGACACTCGCGGCCCTGAGCCACGAACTCATTGAACGCTCGCTTCCACAAGGGGCGCTCCTCCTGGGAAGCGCACTTGCACTGCCCGGTCTCGTCTCCCCCACGGCTCTGACTCTTGCCCCCAACCTCGGGTGGCGCGATATTCCCCTCGACCAACTACTCAAGTCACTCGCCGACTTCAACCCCGTCGTTGTTGCTAACGAGGCCGACCTTGCAGCCTTCGCCGTGGCCAACCCACGTCCCGGAGTGCCCTCCGGTCCCCCAACATTCATCTACGTCTCCGGTGAAGTCGGAATCGGTGCCGGCCTCGTCATCAATCACGCAGCACTCGGCGGTGCCTCCGGATGGTCAGGCGAAATCGGCCATATCTGCGCCGATCCCTTAGGCCCCCTGTGTTCCTGCGGTGCCAGCGGATGCCTTGAGGCCTACCTGGGGCTGCGCGCCCTCGCCGCCCAAGCCGGTCTTCCCCGAAATGCAACGGCCCAGGACGTCCTCGACGCCGCTGCCCACGGAAACCCCGAGACACTGCGCGCCCTGACGGAAGCCGGCGGCGCACTTGGACGCGCACTTTCCGCAGTGATTAACTCCGCCGATATTCCCCTCGTGCTTCTTGGCGGACGCATTGCCGAACTTGCGGACTACCTCATCACACCCGCGATGCGGGAAATCACCACGCGCGTCCTGCACAACTCGTGGTCGCAGATCCGCATTGAAACCGTCAAGGAATCGAGCTTCCACTCCTCCATCGGCGCCGCTCACCGCGTCATCCAACAATTCGTTGATCACCCCGTTGACTACCTTCCACACGACCGATGGTGACGTTTCGGTGAAGAACACACCCGCGGATAGGTAAAATCCCCCTATGAGTAGCAACGAACCGATGCGCCCCCGGCTCATCGACGTTGCGCGTCAGGCAGAGGTCTCACTTGCAACAGCATCGCGTGCTCTCGGGCGCGGATCTGAACTCATTGCCGCGAAAACCCGAGATCACGTGCGTCAAGTTGCCCAGCAGATGGGCTACCAAGTCAACCCCATCGCCCGTTCCCTCAGGCTTGCGTCAACGCGCCAAGTCGGGATGGTTGTCCCCTCGATTTCCAACCCGTTCTTCATGGAACTCGTCGTTCAAGTCGAACATTCCCTCGCCGAACGTAACCGCTCTCTGCTGCTGTGCGACTCGCGGATGTCGGTGGCGAACGAGGACAATCTCCTTCGCGGCTTCGAATCCGGTGCCGTTGACGGACTAATCATCGCTCCATGTCACGAAACTTTTTCGACTCCCGCACTTGAGCGAGCCGCCGCCCACGTGCCAACGGTTCAGCTCGACCGCGCCGTTCAGTCTGACACGATCCCTATGGTCGGCGTTGATGACCGTCACGGAACGCGCACAATTCTCACCCACGTCAAGGAACTCGGCGCCCAATCAATCGCGATCCTGTCCAACACCGGTTCCAACCTGTCCTCTGTGACGCGTAACCTCCAGGCCCGTGAATGCGCCGAAGAGTTCGGCTTGGAACTCGCTGACGCAAACGTCATCGCCTGCAATTTCTCCGTCGAATCCGCTGAGGCGGCCGTCGGACAGCTCATCGCCCGAGGTCCCCTCCCCGACGCAATCATCTGCCTCAACGACCTCCTGGCGATCGGCGCGATCACCGCCCTTCGCCGACACGACGTGGCAATCCCCGAGGATATTCTTGTCACCGGATTCGATGACATTCAGTTCGCGCAGCTCATGCGCCCATCGGTGACCACACTGCGTCAACCCCTACAAAAGATCGCACAGATGGGCGTTGATCTGCTCTTGGGCGAGAACCCTCTCAACACCGACGACGCCAGTGCCGATAGCCTCGCAGCCCACGCTACGTCACGTCGCTACACGATCCCGGGCAAACTCATCATCCGAGAGTCCACCGTTCTTTCCTGACCGTCTAACGGTCATACGCCTTACCCGCGCCTCGCCCTCGTCACCATCTGCCGCGCCCCTAGGCCACGAGCGGGCACGGCAGAGGTGGCGAAAAGCCATGAGGTTTAATACGCAAGACCTTGGGGCTGCTCAGCCATGCTGGCCTCCTGTGGATTCACCACCTCGAAGTTATTGGCCTTGTAGGCGGCGTAGTCAAAGTTCTCGCACTCGTCATACCCGATCCGATGGTAGGCGTAGAAACCCTCCCAGTTTTCGTACCCCGACCCCAGTTCGGACTCAAGGAAAGCATCAGCCATTGCCATCCCCGTGCGTTCGGCAACGTAGAACGCTCCCATCGCCAGGAGATTCGCATTGTTGGCCGCTGCTGCCCGTCGGGCGGAAGCAACCGTCTCGCACACCGCAGCGTGAACATGAGGAACCTTCGAGGCCGCAATGTGGATTCCCATTCCCGTGCCACAAAACGCCAGGGCACGCTCGAACTCGCCCTCGGCAATTCTCGCACCCAAGGAGAAGCCAACACGGTGATACATCGGTGTCTCCTCAAGCACCGGTGTTAAGTCCGTGACCGTCCAGCCGCGCTCCTCAAGGTGCGTTTTCACCGCTTCCTTCAGCGGAAAACCCGCAAAATCTGCGCCGACGACAACGTGTTTATTCCGAAGCGTTTTCATTGCCTCTTCCTTCTGTTCACAAGGGATGCTAGGGGATGACGTCCGCTGAGCTCATTTGTCGTGATGACGAAGAGCAAGACTCCACCCCAGATCAGCGGGCGGAAGAAATTGGAGATTCCGGAGAACATGTTGAGACCCGAGGACAGCACCTGAAGCATGATGATCGCCAGGACCACACCGCTGAGGCGGCCGCGTCCACCGTTGGGGTTAACTCCGCCGAGAACAACAATGAGAACCGTCAGCAACGTGTACGACTCGCCGTAGTCGGCTTTCGCGGAATTGTAGTTCGCCAACATGACGAGGCCGGCGATGGCAGCCATGATTCCCGAAAGAATGTAGGTACGCATCAGCAGCGAGGTGATCTGCATTCCGGAGAACCGCGCTGCCGTCTCATTCGTTCCGAGCATGAGAATTTTTGTTCCGAAACTCGTCATGGACACGATGAGTCCCGCGATGATTGCGCAGATGATGAAGACAACGAGCGGCATTGGAACAACACCGCCAAGCTTCGCCGCGAACACCGAACCGTAGGCCGCAGGCAGGCCGGACACCGGCTTTCCCTTCGTCAGGATGATCGCGACACCGCCAAACAACTCCAGCGTTCCCAGCGTTGCAAGGATCGGCGGAACCTTGAGTTTCGACACGAGGAAGCCGTTGAGCGCGCCGCACACCGTTCCCACAGTCACAGCGATGACCAGGGCACAGACGGTGGCCAAAGCCATCTGTCCTGCGGAGGCGTCACCTGAAAGGATGTTGCGTAGAACCAGTGCGGTGCAGATGGATGTCACGTTCGCGATCGCAACAACCGACAGGTCGATGCCTGCGGTGAACATCGTGAACATGACGCCTAGCGACATCAGACCGAATTCGGGAAACTGAACGGCCATCGACTGCCAGGTGCGCAACGCGAAGAATGGACCGGTGCGGACGACCGCGAAGAACACGAGCAGAAGAATAAGGACGATGACCAGTCGCGTCATGTACGGGTCTCGCAAGAACACGCGTGGAAGAGCGAATCGTTTCTGCGTGGTTTGAGTCTGTGTACTCATGGATTGTCTCCTCACGCCGGGGTGAGCTGTCGGGATTTGGAACGGGCAACCTGCATTGCTGAAACACCGGTTCCCACGATGATCAGCAGACCCAGGGCGAATCCCTGCCAGAACGTCGGAATCCCCGTGAGGATCATTGAGTTCTGAACAATAACGATGAGCAAGGTCCCCAACATGACACCTGTGAGGGAACCGGTTCCGCCGGTGATGGCCGTTCCACCGAGGACGACCGCGGCAATGACCATCATCTCCATGCCCAATAGGTTCGTCGGGTGCATCTGCCCCATTGACGTTGTACGAACCATGCCCGCGAGCGCAGCGATCACCCCAACGATGACGTAGAGCCAGAACTTTGTGCGTTTGACCTTGAATCCGGCGCGTTCTGCCGCTGACTCATCGCCACCGATGGCGAAAATTCCACGTCCAAACATCGTGTATTTCGTGATGATATAAGCGACGATCACCACGGCAACGAGGATGAGGAATGACACCGGCATCGCCGACTTCAGGCCCGACACAGGATTCGTCGCAACGAAGAGGGACGATGCGCCGAATTCTTTCATCGATGTGGGGATGTTGGGGATCTGCACGGAGTTGAGCGCACCCTGCATGAAACCGGAAAAGACATTCGCTGTGCCCAGCGTAATGATGAGCGTCGGCACCGTCATCCACGATGTGAAGAGGCCGTTGAAGGCTCCCAGCGCCGCACCGAAAATCATCGCGATGATAAAGGGCACAATCACCGGGCCATCGAAACCGTTGTCAACGAGTATCCGCGTTGTCGCGTAGACCGCAAGTGAGGCCAACGCCGGGAATGACACGTCGATTCCTCCTGAGACGAGGACGAGGTGCGCAGCGACTCCGAAGAGGCCGGGAACGACCATCGCGTTGGCGAGGTCGACGATGTTATTCACGGTGAAGAACTGTCCCGATCGCATCTGAATGATCAATGCGAGAACAATGATGACGACAAAAACCCAAAACTCATTCGCTTTGAGAATGCGTCCGGTGAGTTTCTCTTTCATCACGCCACCCCTTTCGTTTCCGGTGCTGCCTGCGGGCGCTCGCGCTCGCCGGCGTCGATCTCCGCGGTGTCTCGCGCCATGAGTTCGGCAAGTTCCTTCTCCGTTGTTGTTGCGGGGTCAACGCTTTCGCGGAGTTTGCCGCCACGCATAATCCACACGGATGAGCAATTTGTCAGGACCTCGGCAATGTCGTCAGAAATGATGATGATGGCCATTCCTTCGGCTGCGAGATTGCGCAAGATGGAGTGAATGGTGAACTTAGAACCGATGTCGACGCCTACCGTGGG from Schaalia sp. ZJ405 includes the following:
- a CDS encoding ROK family transcriptional regulator, which produces MSVRKQRSASTTKSSTVNRGLVRPRPKELTRLTGVRAESLRAINMSLVLRGILAKPGDTTRAAIAADTGITRATISRLVDDLIDAGFVTELAPSGDNQRGRPAVRLTPAPGRIVALGLEINVSSLSAVLVDLTGTIIDREQIVEDNANSNPTAVVTTLAALSHELIERSLPQGALLLGSALALPGLVSPTALTLAPNLGWRDIPLDQLLKSLADFNPVVVANEADLAAFAVANPRPGVPSGPPTFIYVSGEVGIGAGLVINHAALGGASGWSGEIGHICADPLGPLCSCGASGCLEAYLGLRALAAQAGLPRNATAQDVLDAAAHGNPETLRALTEAGGALGRALSAVINSADIPLVLLGGRIAELADYLITPAMREITTRVLHNSWSQIRIETVKESSFHSSIGAAHRVIQQFVDHPVDYLPHDRW
- a CDS encoding LacI family DNA-binding transcriptional regulator; the encoded protein is MSSNEPMRPRLIDVARQAEVSLATASRALGRGSELIAAKTRDHVRQVAQQMGYQVNPIARSLRLASTRQVGMVVPSISNPFFMELVVQVEHSLAERNRSLLLCDSRMSVANEDNLLRGFESGAVDGLIIAPCHETFSTPALERAAAHVPTVQLDRAVQSDTIPMVGVDDRHGTRTILTHVKELGAQSIAILSNTGSNLSSVTRNLQARECAEEFGLELADANVIACNFSVESAEAAVGQLIARGPLPDAIICLNDLLAIGAITALRRHDVAIPEDILVTGFDDIQFAQLMRPSVTTLRQPLQKIAQMGVDLLLGENPLNTDDASADSLAAHATSRRYTIPGKLIIRESTVLS
- a CDS encoding RpiB/LacA/LacB family sugar-phosphate isomerase — protein: MKTLRNKHVVVGADFAGFPLKEAVKTHLEERGWTVTDLTPVLEETPMYHRVGFSLGARIAEGEFERALAFCGTGMGIHIAASKVPHVHAAVCETVASARRAAAANNANLLAMGAFYVAERTGMAMADAFLESELGSGYENWEGFYAYHRIGYDECENFDYAAYKANNFEVVNPQEASMAEQPQGLAY
- a CDS encoding ABC transporter permease; the encoded protein is MSTQTQTTQKRFALPRVFLRDPYMTRLVIVLILLLVFFAVVRTGPFFALRTWQSMAVQFPEFGLMSLGVMFTMFTAGIDLSVVAIANVTSICTALVLRNILSGDASAGQMALATVCALVIAVTVGTVCGALNGFLVSKLKVPPILATLGTLELFGGVAIILTKGKPVSGLPAAYGSVFAAKLGGVVPMPLVVFIICAIIAGLIVSMTSFGTKILMLGTNETAARFSGMQITSLLMRTYILSGIMAAIAGLVMLANYNSAKADYGESYTLLTVLIVVLGGVNPNGGRGRLSGVVLAIIMLQVLSSGLNMFSGISNFFRPLIWGGVLLFVITTNELSGRHPLASLVNRRKRQ
- a CDS encoding ABC transporter permease, giving the protein MKEKLTGRILKANEFWVFVVIIVLALIIQMRSGQFFTVNNIVDLANAMVVPGLFGVAAHLVLVSGGIDVSFPALASLAVYATTRILVDNGFDGPVIVPFIIAMIFGAALGAFNGLFTSWMTVPTLIITLGTANVFSGFMQGALNSVQIPNIPTSMKEFGASSLFVATNPVSGLKSAMPVSFLILVAVVIVAYIITKYTMFGRGIFAIGGDESAAERAGFKVKRTKFWLYVIVGVIAALAGMVRTTSMGQMHPTNLLGMEMMVIAAVVLGGTAITGGTGSLTGVMLGTLLIVIVQNSMILTGIPTFWQGFALGLLIIVGTGVSAMQVARSKSRQLTPA